The Peribacillus simplex genome contains the following window.
ATTCAAGGTTTTTTATTGTAAATTCAAAAGCAGATTGATATGGGACGTAAATTATATGTAAGAGTGATAGTAAGGATTGTTCTTTTAAAAGGGAGGAAAAGATTTATAAAATCTTATTGGTTGAAGACGATGTCAAGATAGCTGGGAGCTTGGTCAATTATTTATATAGGTATGGGTATGAGGTTTTTGAAGTAAAGCAATTGGACCAAGTCTTTTCGGAGTTTCAAGAGATAAGGCCGGATTTGATTTTATTGGATATTAATCTTCCATATTATGATGGTTTCCATTGGTGCCGACTAATGAGGACGGTTTCAAAGGTTCCCATCATATTTACATCTGCAAGGACAGATGAAATGAACCAAGTCATGGCCATTGAATATGGGGGAGATGATTATTTAACAAAACCATTTCATTTGGAAGTGGTGCTAGCGAAAATAAAAAGTGCCCTTCGCAGGGTTTATGGTGAATATGCAGAAATATCTTCATTCCACCAACAAGTAAAGCAAATGGACGGATTAACCCTTTATACGGAAAAAGCGATGATTGAATTTCAACACAATCAGGTAACGCTAACGCAAAATGAGTTAAAATTATTGAGTTGTTTACTACGACAGTATGACACCATTGTCTCCCGTGAAGATTTACTTGAAGCCCTATGGAATGATGATTCATTTGTTGATGACAATACTTTGACTGTCAATGTCACTAGAGTACGGAGAAAACTAGAGGATATTGGCGTCAAGCATGCCATAACAATCAGCAGGGGAAAAGGATATCGACTAAAAATAGTGCAAGGTGAAGAAAAGTGAAACTAAAATCCTTTATTATAGACCGTCTTTATTTTATATTTTATACCGTTCTATTGGTAAGCCTGCTTATTATTGCTTATGCATTAGCCGTTCTGGAAGCGGGGAATCACATATCGATTTCAAATATCTTCTATTTAATTATTCTCACGTTGTTTATGTTGCTTCTATTTTTAGCGCCCGATTACATAAGGCACTACCGTTTTCTTAATCAATTAGCAAGGATGAAGCAAGAACCGAGCTTGTCGTTTGAATATGTCGAAGCCTTTAGGGAACCCCTGTCAAATGAACAAAAGTTGTGGATGGAGCTTTTTCAACAAATGAACAAAGTAACAATTGGACAATTACAAGAACAAATCAAACAGAAGGAGCAATATGAGCTGTTGATTCATCAATGGGTTCATCAAACGAAGACACCTGTTTCAGTCATTTCCTTACTGATTCAAGAAGGCAATAGGACATTTTCGAATGGGCCGATGAAGGATTATCTTAAAGAGATAGAAGAAGAAAATGATCGATTTCGCAGAGGACTGGAAATTATATTGCATGGAGCAAGGCTGCAGCGTTTTTCGGAGGATGTAAAATCGGAGCGATTTGACTTAATTAATCTAGTTAAA
Protein-coding sequences here:
- a CDS encoding response regulator transcription factor, whose translation is MYKILLVEDDVKIAGSLVNYLYRYGYEVFEVKQLDQVFSEFQEIRPDLILLDINLPYYDGFHWCRLMRTVSKVPIIFTSARTDEMNQVMAIEYGGDDYLTKPFHLEVVLAKIKSALRRVYGEYAEISSFHQQVKQMDGLTLYTEKAMIEFQHNQVTLTQNELKLLSCLLRQYDTIVSREDLLEALWNDDSFVDDNTLTVNVTRVRRKLEDIGVKHAITISRGKGYRLKIVQGEEK
- a CDS encoding HAMP domain-containing histidine kinase gives rise to the protein MKLKSFIIDRLYFIFYTVLLVSLLIIAYALAVLEAGNHISISNIFYLIILTLFMLLLFLAPDYIRHYRFLNQLARMKQEPSLSFEYVEAFREPLSNEQKLWMELFQQMNKVTIGQLQEQIKQKEQYELLIHQWVHQTKTPVSVISLLIQEGNRTFSNGPMKDYLKEIEEENDRFRRGLEIILHGARLQRFSEDVKSERFDLINLVKQVINEEKKQFIKRFIYPKLDTELENFYVHSDRKWLHFAISQVSLMH